The genomic window CTTAAATTAGAATCAATAAAgaatatgtgtgtgtgtatattaTTGGtagagttttcattttttgcgTTGACCGGAAAAGAGTTCAACGAGAAAACTATACCATAACCAAGGAGGATAGAAGTCATGGAAGCTAAGATAGCACACGCGAATGCATAATTGTTCCTCTTTGGTGGTTTAGCCGGCAGAACTGACTCCGGCACATGTTTCACCGGTGGTGGCGACGGGGCCGTTCGGTTTTCCGGTGTGGCACCTGTCATTATGATAGAGAATGGggcgagagagagatagagagttGTGAGGATTAATGAGTAGACTAACAACAACTTGTGGTAAGGAGCTGTGTGTCTTATATAGAACAGACGTGTGTGTATTCAGAGTCCAATGAGACAAGGGCAAAATCGTCCGAGAGTATGGGAAAACTGTCCTAAAATATCGGTATcattacatttgttttttgttcttggttaAAGAACATTTGCACGTTTCGTTtagagacaaaacaaaaacattttatcaGTAGAACAAACGGCAACTAATGATACATAAATTTCAGTTTAATATGTAATTAACTATGTATTATTGAATTATACTCTACCAACAAAAAGGACGAccacaaataataataataaattggAGGGCCTAAAGGTAATTACGAAAGGATACTTGTTGTCCATGACTCCATGTGAGCTTGTTGAATGTTGACTGTTGTTGTCGACTTGATCTTGAGGATTGAGCTCATATTACAgctcaaataattttattttatttcaatttgtaatattttatatccTTCTGTAACATATTTAATGgtgaaaacaagatttttttttaaaaaacacaacgagataattaatatgtttgtttgatatgATAAGTGCTAGTTTATGATATACTTATACACTGCCAATAATTTACACTGAGATTCGGTCCAATGACATTAcagattatttatttaagttcCTGATGAACCCATAAATATTAATtggcttttgttttcttatgaatCCGTAAGCTAGTGCATTTCACTCTGCGTACCTTGCTGCGAGGTTGAAATATGTGTTTCCACTTAATTAGCTAATGATGGCGAAAAAACAACTTATTAACATTACACATGTCACATGATGACCAAGAAGAACATGTAAATACTAAACTGTATGCATCTCTTATCGAAGAACAAATAAGTAACACGAATGTAATTGCAATTTTCTCATGCTTTTAACTGCAAAACTAATCTCtcattttcaaattctctCGTAGCTTTAAATAATGACTATGCACGCATGTTTTCCACGTATAAGATCAGAAATATAAAATCCGATAGACTTTgagtatttataaataatttaattaattgattaatgatttttttcacGTTCACAACTGAAAATTAAGAGGTTTACTATAACGATCGTATTTTCAGTcttctaataaaaatttaggagtgtttattattttaaaatatacaaatactTCAGAATGATTTATAATGATTAATGCAAACAAATCGCTTGTGATGCATTTGTTCATCCCGACCACAGTCACCATTCAAACCCTAAAGTAAAGGGTCCTTCGCCGGGTCAACACACACAACAGTCCAAGACCACATGTATTGATTCCCGAAGACGATAATAGGTAATTTAATCATTCtaataatgatgttaaaagaTTCCtgcaaaattttgtattatatgtttgtttgaatatatatatcactgaTATACTacaatatttgatatttgtgGATACTTGCAAGAAACAATCAAGCAGAGAAGTCGTTGGCTTACGAGAGCAATCGCTGTTATGAAGACtatgaattttcaaaacaacttGCGTACCTTGTAGACTCTTTTAGTTTAGTTACaaggaaaaaattaaacaagtGATTATCAAAAGTATTTCGTCCTCTTGAGATGTCAAATCCTCGTTTATTTTAATTCCTCTATTCTTAAACTTCGGGAGTAATATCATTATATACATGACACATATTGTGCATGATAATcttaaattaatgaaaattatgAATATGTTTTACATATGATCAAGAAAAATGTACAATGCATATGACTGAATATAGTGAGCAAATACATAAGAAATGCGTTTGGTTTTTTCTGGATGACATCAgtttattaaatttctataCTATCTTTGGTTTCTTCCGGATGAGATAAGAGCCACGATTTATGAAGACATCAGTTTCTCAGCTTATCATATATACTTTAGTCTTTTGTGATCTTTCTACTAATTTACTATTACTTTTTTCTAAGTGCTTCCTTCATAATTCGTGGTTCTCTCACTATGATAATTAGCGTGTATCATGTAATGTTAAggtaaatattttcatataaccTTTATGAGCAACGATTTAACAATATTACTTTTAGAGTGATATTGTAGTTATCAATTTACCATAttagaaagaaacaaatccaatAATTGAAAAAGTAGCAAATGGTGAAGTGGGCCAAGTACTAGCAGAAAAGGCAGCCATCATATGTGACCATAAGATCGGGCAGCTCGTAATTTTGGACTTCTATACCCCTTTTCGCATTTCCAGTGATGACTTTACAAATATAATGTAAATGATAAaatcatatagttttttttttttttctgtgtgaCTCTTGTCAGTATAATATCAGAATTGTTAACAATTTTCCTTATCAACTAATGCATCAGATAGACATCAGAAAAATCTTATCTATCATttaatatcatcatcacctaTTTTACAAATGATAAAAAGCGTCCGTATTCAAAATCGGTCGACTTCAAAGTTGACTCCGAAGAGTAATATCTATGCAGTTGAGTTGGACCATCATTCAATAAGACAAtacttatttgtttttctaaaaacttAGCGTAGTCTAGAAATTCAACTACTTTATTTTATCAGCatgattaatattattaattagtttggaACATTTTATAACATGTCCAACGtagaacaaaatcaacatatatgattgtatttgaaagaagaaacaaaaaaaaaaaaactaattacgATCGATCTCGCATTTTGATTTGTGTGAATTTGGATCCCTGATTAATTAGTTATAGCCTTATAGGTATGATGATATTTAAGCAAGATGTGTAGAGTTCCACCTAACCTTCTTCTATACTTAGAAAAGTCCACTATATTTAAAAAAGTCAACCAcgtgttttgatattttgtgcttctatttattttgaaaagtaTGTCTATTTATTACGTTTTGAATTTGTTAgatcttgaagatgatgagaggataatatatatttgttcaacAAAATAGTAGAAGTGACAAAGTATATATACCATATATTGAGTATGTTGGGACAAAAACTAGTAATTCATATTATAGTAAGTTACGGATTACGTGGGAGCTAAAATTGATAAGAAAGATGGTTTATGGTAACACATCATGAAATATGATATTGTCGGAAAGTGGAATCTACAGAGCCCGcttaagtttttaatttttttgttttgtttttgttttaaaacttttaattatgaaaagaTATGTATTAAACATGTTACAGTATACACATATGGATTCCTCAGCTGGATATATACGTGAATCCAAGTTTCTGACAACTTAAGATGCTCTAAGACCAGCTATTATCAAAcaagttattatatatttcgTTTAAACAATTTGTTTACATTGATCGGAagttataagaaattaaatcctcataaaatacatattttctatatatggaCGTAATACACATATATTAATCTGAGTTTCTACCATATACGAATAAAAGGAGAATTTGTTCACGTTGAATAAAGCAAATGGTGTCACATCCACAATCAATCACAACATATAGGGGATTTGTTGGGCCACGacttaaatcaaaacaaaacaaatgttcCTATCGATTTAAACATACCACAAATTCATAAAGCTCTCACTCTTTGTGGTTTCTATTGACTTAATTAAAACTCAGTAGTCGTTCAAGACTaccacaattttgttttcttttgctaccggtatttattatatataactcGTATGATAGTATCTGCTTAACGTTTTGCGTGGTTTGTTGTTTATGGTTTGATAAGTGATTGAAATTCTTCACGTACCgcaggaaaaaaagaagaaggattttAGTGGTTGACTAGACGTACAATTAGAGAAATAATGGATTGatgtttaataatatatgaaattagTAATGTTTTGGTCGatattatcaaacaaatatagGTTAGATGTTAATTAGAAAGATTataaggaaaatgaaattatgaaaatcATAGATTCAAAAACGATTTTCgagaatatatatttctgtttttattgatATTGAACTTGCATATTAATCTATAAAATCTAAAGGCAATTGAtcggatatatatataggaaataTCTTTGTCCaaattgaaatattattaCATAAGCAGGCATGTGACATGTGATGTAAGTGAAAAACTAGAGATGAGTGGATTTGTGGACCTGTTAAAGCTGTAGACTTGTCAAATATGCATCTAGacaaactaaattaaaaagagtTCTTATAATGTGTTTTCTATGTGGAATATTCGACATCACACCAATTAGGTAAATCATGTAATAATTTTGAACATCATCATTGTGAACAAATGATTGTATAAGTACTGGGAACAAATAATTTCTCCATGTCTATTTTGtttaacatattaatttatttttttatcggATGTCCCTGAAGAGTGAAGGATATTGATGGGTCGTTCCATGGAGTGATGGAGGTTGACACTCATCAAAGAATCCCGATCATTCATCACCATAACTGCCAAAAACTCCATGGCTGTTTCTGCTTTGGCTTGAGCAAGGTGCTTCCTTGTATTTAAACTCTCATCTTTGGATAACGTGTTCCAATTTTTGCAAACCAATCACACTACTCTCACAGATTTCGTTGGAAGCCTAGCGAGCACATCCTCTGCCAAATCCCTTGGAAGATCGGACAGCATCTTCTTCAGCAAGGATCGATGTAAAGCAAATAAGTTAGGGTTAAAGCTTAAGAAGCAAGTCTCCTCTGCTTCTGGTGGTTACAAATTTGAAGCCACATAAAACCCTAGCTGAATTTGCGTCAAGGAAAACAATCATCGGCTttagaataataaattaaaatctaatctaATGGGCTTTTAATGTGGCCCAAGGTATAATTCAAATAAGATTTCAGCCCAACAATATTTTCGATATATAACTCAACAAGACATCAAATTGGCAATATGTCTAGTCTATAGGTCTGAAAACTGGACATGAAGTGCTTAAAGGATGGGTTTTTGCATCACATTCGCTCCATTAAATCTGGTTCAACCTTAACCGCAGTCTCCTCGAATCAACTTGTTAACCTATACTCAAAAAGTGGTTTATTGCGAGAAGCACGGAAcgtgttcgacgaaatgctTGAAAGAAACGTTTACTCATGGAACGCAGTGATCGCAGCCTACGTAAAGTTCAACAACGTGAAGGAAGCGCGTGAATTGTTCGAAAGTGATAATTGTGAACGAGATTTAATTACGTACAACACTCTGCTTTCAGGGTTTGCCAAAACTGATGGGTGTGAGAGTGAAGCTATTGAGATGTTTGGTGAGATGCATAGGAAGGAGAAGGATGATATTTGGATAGATGATTTCACTGTCACTACTATGGTTAAACTTTCTGCAAAGTTAACCAATGTGTTTTACGGCGAACAGTTGCATGGAGTTTTGGTGAAAACAGGGAATGATGGAACTAAGTTTGCCGTTAGTTCTCTCATTCACATGTATTCGAAATGTGGGAAGTTTAAGGAAGTCTGTAATATATTTAACGGATCGTGTGTTGAGTTTGTTGATAGTGTGGCTAGGAACGCAATGATTGCAGCTTATTGCAGAGAAGGTGACATTGATAAAGCTTTGAGTGTATTCTGGAGAAATCCAGAACTGAATGATACAATTTCTTGGAATACATTGATTGCAGGGTATGCACAGAATggttatgaagaagaagctttgaagATGGCTGTTAGTATGGAGGAAAATGGGTTGAAATGGGACGAACACAGTTTCGGTGCTGTACTAAATGTTCTGAGTAGTTTAAAGAGCCTGAAGATTGGGAAGGAAGTACATGCTAGGGTATTGAAGAATGGATCATAttctaataaatttgttaGCAGTGGAATTGTTGATGTTTATTGCAAGTGTGGAAATATGAAGTATGCAGAGTCTGCTCATTTGTTATATGGTTTTGGAAACTTGTATTCAGCTTCTTCAATGATCGTGGGCTACTCGTCTCAGGGGAAGATGGTGGAAGCGAAAAGGttatttgattctttatctgaAAAGAATCTAGTGGTCTGGACTGCAATGTTTTTGGGATATCTTAATTTACGTCAACCTGATTCTGTGCTTGAGCTTGCTCGTGCGTTTATAGCCAATGAGACTAATACTCCTGATTCTTTGGTCATGGTCAGCGTCCTTGGTGCATGCTCTTTACAAGCTTATATGGAACCGGGGAAGGAGATTCACGGTCACAGCTTGAGAACAGGCATTTTAATGGATAAAAAACTTGTTACTGCATTTGTTGACATGTATTCAAAATGTGGAAATGTTGAGTATGCTGAAAGGATCTTTGACAGTAGCTTCGAGAGAGACACAGTTATGTACAACGCAATGATAGCTGGTTGTGCTCATCATGGTCATGAAGCCAAATCTTTCCAGCACTTTGAAGACATGACTGAGGGTGGATTCAAGCCAGATGAAATCACGTTTATGGCCCTCCTATCAGCTTGTCGTCACCGCGGCT from Arabidopsis thaliana chromosome 3, partial sequence includes these protein-coding regions:
- a CDS encoding LOW protein: PPR containing-like protein is translated as MKCLKDGFLHHIRSIKSGSTLTAVSSNQLVNLYSKSGLLREARNVFDEMLERNVYSWNAVIAAYVKFNNVKEARELFESDNCERDLITYNTLLSGFAKTDGCESEAIEMFGEMHRKEKDDIWIDDFTVTTMVKLSAKLTNVFYGEQLHGVLVKTGNDGTKFAVSSLIHMYSKCGKFKEVCNIFNGSCVEFVDSVARNAMIAAYCREGDIDKALSVFWRNPELNDTISWNTLIAGYAQNGYEEEALKMAVSMEENGLKWDEHSFGAVLNVLSSLKSLKIGKEVHARVLKNGSYSNKFVSSGIVDVYCKCGNMKYAESAHLLYGFGNLYSASSMIVGYSSQGKMVEAKRLFDSLSEKNLVVWTAMFLGYLNLRQPDSVLELARAFIANETNTPDSLVMVSVLGACSLQAYMEPGKEIHGHSLRTGILMDKKLVTAFVDMYSKCGNVEYAERIFDSSFERDTVMYNAMIAGCAHHGHEAKSFQHFEDMTEGGFKPDEITFMALLSACRHRGLVLEGEKYFKSMIEAYNISPETGHYTCMIDLYGKAYRLDKAIELMEGIDQVEKDAVILGAFLNACSWNKNTELVKEVEEKLLVIEGSNGSRYIQIANAYASSGRWDEMQRIRHQMRGKELEIFSGCSWANIDKQFHMFTSSDISHYETEAIYAMLHFVTKDLSEIDEIMI